A section of the Roseovarius sp. W115 genome encodes:
- the pstA gene encoding phosphate ABC transporter permease PstA, which translates to MTDATFSDGGAKAQGGSLTAQDDRTRRRNRAEARFKAYGIAAICTGLFFLVVLVTSILYNGAGAFQQSFVNVSVYLDPAKLDKNGARDIEDIKKVSTFGYAPLIQNALLEEVAKNDINTPLGKAKDMKNLLSASAAAEVRDYVIANPDMIGETVDFRLLASSRVDGYLKGRVSRESVADDKNISVEQLDITDQFRGAGVISKSFNMAFITGSDASESRPESAGIGVSMLGSFFMMLVVLVLSLPIGVAASIYLEEFAPKNRFTDLIEVNISNLAAVPSIVFGILGLAVFIQFMHLPQSAPLVGGLVLTLMTLPTIIISTRASLKSVPPSIRDAALGVGASKMQSVFHHVLPLAMPGILTGTIIGLAQALGETAPLLLIGMVGYIATNYPESVASGFVDPNSAIPAQIYQWATRADPAFYERAWGGIIVLLAFLLTMNIIAILLRRKFERRW; encoded by the coding sequence ATGACCGACGCGACATTCTCCGACGGCGGGGCCAAAGCACAAGGTGGGTCTCTGACAGCACAGGACGACCGCACACGCCGCCGCAACCGCGCCGAAGCTCGGTTCAAGGCCTATGGCATTGCGGCGATCTGTACGGGGCTGTTCTTTCTCGTCGTTCTGGTGACGTCTATCCTTTACAACGGCGCGGGTGCGTTTCAGCAAAGTTTTGTCAACGTGTCGGTCTATCTCGACCCCGCCAAGCTCGACAAGAACGGGGCGCGCGACATCGAAGATATCAAGAAGGTCTCGACCTTCGGCTATGCGCCACTGATCCAGAATGCGCTGCTGGAAGAGGTTGCAAAGAACGACATCAACACGCCTTTGGGAAAAGCCAAGGACATGAAAAACCTGCTTTCGGCTTCCGCGGCGGCTGAGGTGCGGGACTACGTGATCGCAAACCCGGACATGATCGGTGAAACCGTGGACTTCCGGCTTTTGGCCTCGTCCCGCGTGGACGGGTATCTCAAGGGCCGCGTCAGCCGCGAGAGTGTGGCCGATGACAAGAATATCTCGGTCGAACAGCTTGATATAACAGATCAATTCCGGGGTGCGGGCGTGATTTCAAAGTCTTTTAACATGGCCTTCATCACGGGCTCGGACGCCTCAGAAAGCCGCCCGGAATCTGCCGGCATTGGCGTCAGTATGCTTGGGTCGTTTTTCATGATGCTCGTGGTTCTTGTGCTCAGCCTGCCCATTGGCGTGGCGGCGTCCATCTATCTGGAAGAGTTCGCACCCAAGAACCGGTTCACCGACCTCATTGAAGTGAACATCTCTAACCTTGCTGCTGTGCCTTCAATTGTCTTCGGCATCCTAGGATTGGCCGTATTCATCCAGTTCATGCACCTGCCGCAATCGGCACCTTTGGTCGGGGGGCTTGTCCTCACGCTCATGACCTTGCCGACAATCATCATTTCCACACGTGCCTCGCTGAAATCCGTGCCGCCTTCCATTCGCGACGCGGCTCTGGGCGTGGGAGCCTCAAAGATGCAGTCGGTGTTTCATCACGTTCTGCCATTGGCCATGCCGGGTATCCTGACCGGGACAATCATTGGTCTCGCGCAGGCTTTGGGCGAAACCGCGCCACTGCTGCTCATAGGGATGGTGGGCTATATCGCGACCAACTATCCCGAGAGCGTGGCATCGGGTTTTGTCGATCCGAATTCGGCCATTCCGGCACAGATTTACCAATGGGCGACGCGCGCCGACCCGGCCTTTTATGAGCGTGCATGGGGCGGGATCATCGTTCTTCTCGCCTTCCTTTTGACCATGAACATCATTGCCATTCTGCTGCGCCGCAAGTTTGAGCGCCGCTGGTAA
- the pstC gene encoding phosphate ABC transporter permease subunit PstC, translating to MPALWLVVIALALAALGFFLGRSRALATGGGDIRALHSRPGYYGWNVALSSLVPAMGVLLIWMLVQSFVVNSTVAADFPAQAVPEDQTLSLVMSDVGRVAAGLDLAVRRGVISETDAQNLEINGSNIRDLLAQVGKPLASDVTEPVLTAAQEYRALASTGNTLRGVAVLGVALLGFGFAFLRTNSTFRARNVVESGIRTLLVLAACLAVLTTLGIVLSLVFNTIEFFKIYPASEFFLSLTWAPSFGGGSELGIAPLLWGTFYISIIALAVAVPIGLFAAIYLSEYATPKVRAFAKPLIEVLAGIPTIVYGLFALLTVGPLLVSVFGDDGIGIMQAGTAVMTAGFVMGIMLIPFVSSLSDDIINAVPQAMRDGSFGLGATKSETIRQVILPAALPGIVGAILLAASRAIGETMIVVLGAGAAARLSMNPFDAMTTVTAKIVSQLTGDADFASPEALVAFALGMTLFVITLGLNVLALYIVRKYREQYE from the coding sequence ATGCCTGCACTCTGGCTTGTTGTGATTGCGCTGGCGCTGGCCGCGCTTGGGTTTTTCCTCGGTCGCTCAAGGGCATTGGCCACTGGCGGCGGCGATATCCGGGCGCTGCATTCGCGGCCGGGCTACTACGGGTGGAACGTGGCGCTCTCCTCACTCGTCCCGGCAATGGGCGTTCTTCTCATCTGGATGCTGGTGCAAAGCTTTGTGGTCAACTCGACCGTTGCCGCCGATTTCCCGGCGCAGGCAGTGCCGGAAGACCAGACCTTGTCGCTGGTCATGAGCGATGTGGGACGCGTGGCGGCAGGGCTCGACCTGGCTGTGCGGCGCGGCGTGATCAGCGAAACGGACGCGCAGAACCTTGAGATAAATGGTAGCAACATCCGCGATCTTCTGGCGCAAGTGGGCAAGCCGCTTGCCTCAGACGTCACCGAACCCGTCCTAACCGCGGCACAGGAGTATCGCGCGCTGGCCAGCACGGGCAATACGTTGCGCGGCGTTGCTGTGCTGGGCGTGGCCTTGCTTGGGTTTGGCTTTGCGTTTTTACGTACCAACAGCACATTTCGCGCCCGAAACGTGGTGGAAAGCGGCATCAGGACGCTGCTTGTCCTCGCGGCCTGCCTGGCCGTTCTGACCACGCTGGGTATTGTTCTGTCCCTTGTTTTCAATACGATTGAATTCTTCAAGATCTACCCCGCCTCAGAGTTTTTCCTGTCGCTGACATGGGCACCCAGTTTCGGTGGCGGATCCGAGCTTGGCATTGCGCCACTGCTATGGGGAACGTTCTATATCTCAATTATTGCGCTCGCCGTGGCGGTGCCCATCGGCCTTTTTGCAGCGATCTACCTATCGGAATACGCCACGCCAAAGGTCCGCGCGTTCGCCAAACCCCTGATCGAAGTTCTGGCGGGTATCCCAACCATTGTGTACGGCCTTTTCGCGCTTTTGACCGTTGGACCATTGCTCGTGTCTGTCTTTGGCGATGACGGCATTGGCATTATGCAGGCGGGCACGGCCGTCATGACGGCGGGGTTTGTGATGGGCATCATGCTTATTCCATTTGTCAGTTCTCTCAGCGATGACATCATCAACGCGGTGCCACAGGCGATGCGGGATGGCTCCTTTGGCCTAGGGGCGACAAAATCCGAGACCATCCGGCAAGTGATCCTGCCAGCTGCTTTGCCGGGTATCGTCGGTGCCATCCTTCTGGCGGCCTCCCGCGCGATTGGCGAGACCATGATCGTGGTGTTGGGGGCAGGGGCCGCTGCCCGACTTTCGATGAACCCGTTTGACGCTATGACCACAGTCACCGCCAAGATCGTCAGCCAGCTGACTGGTGATGCCGATTTCGCCAGCCCTGAGGCGCTTGTGGCCTTCGCGCTTGGCATGACGCTCTTTGTGATCACCCTGGGGCTTAACGTGTTGGCCCTCTACATCGTGCGCAAATACCGGGAGCAGTACGAATGA
- a CDS encoding substrate-binding domain-containing protein, translating to MSFVKLTASGLAIAAVSATTAAARDNVQVAGSSTVLPYASIVAEAFGENFDFPTPVVESGGSSAGLKRFCDGVGENTIDIANASRQIRENEIKVCAANGVTDIIEVRVGYDGIVFASQKTGPEFSAFEASDWFNALSPMIVKDGALVENTNTTWADANPDLPAVEIAAFIPGTKHGTREVFEEKVLVEGCKATGAYDLYLAAAEGDDEKAKKKAAKSACYDVRTDGKSVDIDGDYTETLARIDSNSDGIGVFGLAFYENNTDKLKVATMGGIAPSTETIASGEYPVSRPLFFYIKKAHIGVIPGLKEFAEFFVADEIAGPDGPLAEYGLVSDPELGETQTIVSDEQTLGQGS from the coding sequence ATGTCCTTTGTGAAACTGACGGCCTCTGGCCTGGCAATCGCGGCCGTGTCGGCAACAACCGCTGCCGCACGCGACAATGTTCAAGTCGCCGGGTCCTCCACCGTGCTGCCTTACGCCTCTATCGTGGCGGAAGCCTTTGGCGAAAACTTCGACTTTCCAACACCTGTCGTGGAATCAGGCGGCTCATCCGCTGGCTTGAAGCGGTTCTGTGACGGCGTTGGGGAAAACACGATCGATATCGCCAATGCCTCACGTCAAATCCGTGAGAACGAGATCAAGGTCTGCGCCGCAAATGGTGTGACGGACATTATCGAGGTGCGTGTGGGCTATGACGGCATTGTATTCGCAAGCCAGAAAACAGGGCCGGAGTTTAGCGCATTTGAAGCGTCAGATTGGTTCAACGCCCTGAGCCCGATGATCGTCAAAGATGGCGCACTGGTGGAAAACACCAACACCACATGGGCAGATGCCAACCCCGACTTGCCTGCCGTTGAGATCGCGGCTTTTATCCCGGGCACCAAGCACGGGACCCGCGAAGTGTTCGAGGAAAAAGTGCTGGTTGAGGGCTGCAAAGCCACGGGCGCTTATGACCTTTATCTCGCGGCAGCTGAGGGTGACGACGAAAAGGCCAAGAAGAAAGCCGCCAAGAGCGCTTGCTACGATGTGCGCACAGATGGCAAATCTGTCGACATCGATGGCGACTACACCGAAACACTGGCCCGCATCGACAGCAACAGCGACGGCATCGGTGTTTTTGGTCTGGCGTTTTACGAGAACAACACCGACAAGCTGAAAGTGGCCACCATGGGTGGGATTGCGCCCTCCACCGAGACCATTGCATCGGGTGAATACCCTGTGTCGCGCCCGCTCTTTTTCTACATCAAGAAGGCGCATATCGGTGTGATCCCGGGCCTGAAAGAGTTTGCCGAATTCTTCGTGGCTGATGAGATCGCAGGTCCAGACGGACCATTGGCAGAATATGGCCTCGTCTCGGACCCGGAATTGGGTGAGACGCAAACCATTGTGAGCGACGAACAGACACTGGGCCAAGGGTCATAA
- a CDS encoding ATP-binding protein — protein MTEGHIDTLLEAIPLPSVLIGQDERIQGVNARGIELLGQGIRGRHFITAIRQPTVLDVIEACLRDHRSQKARYLSSDGAQDTAYQVSCSAVETNDGTSVLMCFEDVTPIEQIGQMRRDFVANVSHELRSPLTALLGFIETLQGPARDDPAAAERFLGTMQEEASRMERLVKDLLSLSRVEAQERVRPTDPVDLVAMLHTVIHANAPLLQDAEVICSLDAEVDKLIVPGDADQLQQVFTNLIENAVKYGGDGKTVRISVRTDEEDPSLRGPSAIVEIADQGAGIDGVHIPRLTERFYRIDNHRSREMGGTGLGLAIVKHIVNRHRGRLRIQSESGQGSQFQVVLPRDLPAATA, from the coding sequence ATGACCGAAGGGCATATCGACACGCTCCTTGAGGCCATACCGCTTCCGTCTGTTCTGATCGGCCAGGATGAGCGCATTCAGGGGGTCAATGCGCGGGGCATTGAGCTTTTGGGGCAGGGGATCCGGGGGCGGCATTTTATCACCGCAATCCGCCAACCCACGGTTCTGGATGTCATTGAGGCCTGTCTTCGGGATCATAGGTCACAAAAGGCGCGCTACCTGTCCAGTGACGGCGCTCAGGACACGGCCTATCAGGTCAGTTGTTCTGCGGTAGAAACCAATGATGGCACCAGCGTGCTGATGTGCTTTGAGGACGTCACACCGATTGAGCAAATCGGCCAGATGCGCCGCGATTTTGTGGCCAATGTCAGCCATGAATTGCGCAGTCCTCTGACGGCTCTTTTGGGGTTCATCGAAACGCTGCAAGGGCCTGCGCGCGATGATCCGGCAGCAGCAGAACGGTTCTTAGGCACGATGCAGGAAGAGGCCAGCCGCATGGAGCGGTTGGTCAAAGACCTGTTGTCGCTCAGCCGGGTTGAGGCGCAAGAACGTGTGCGCCCCACGGATCCGGTTGATTTGGTGGCCATGTTACACACAGTGATACATGCCAATGCACCGCTCTTGCAGGACGCGGAGGTGATTTGTTCGCTCGATGCTGAGGTGGACAAGCTCATCGTCCCAGGCGACGCCGATCAGCTTCAACAGGTCTTCACCAACCTGATCGAAAACGCCGTCAAATATGGAGGGGATGGCAAAACTGTGCGGATTTCTGTCCGCACCGACGAAGAGGACCCATCCTTACGCGGACCGTCCGCGATCGTGGAGATCGCAGATCAGGGGGCGGGCATTGATGGCGTCCATATCCCGCGTCTGACCGAACGGTTTTATCGCATCGACAACCACCGCTCACGAGAGATGGGGGGCACCGGTCTTGGGCTGGCCATCGTCAAACATATCGTGAATCGCCACAGGGGGCGTTTGCGAATCCAGTCTGAGTCGGGACAAGGAAGCCAGTTCCAGGTTGTTTTGCCTCGGGACCTCCCTGCGGCAACAGCATAA
- a CDS encoding gamma carbonic anhydrase family protein has translation MTIYALDDMTPELGADVWVAPDANVIGNVILEEAVSIWFGCTLRGDNEPIRVGKGSNVQENVVMHTDPGFPLVIGAGCTIGHKAMLHGCQLGENTLTGMGATVLNGARIGKNCLIGAGALVTEGKEIPDGSLVMGAPGKVVRQIDEAGIADMTRAARHYQANAKRFRAGLKPV, from the coding sequence ATGACGATTTACGCGCTTGACGATATGACGCCCGAGCTTGGGGCCGATGTTTGGGTGGCTCCGGATGCCAATGTGATCGGGAATGTCATTCTGGAAGAGGCCGTGTCGATTTGGTTCGGCTGTACGCTGCGCGGCGACAATGAACCCATTCGCGTGGGCAAAGGCAGTAATGTGCAGGAAAACGTGGTGATGCACACTGACCCGGGCTTTCCGCTGGTCATTGGTGCGGGATGTACGATTGGACACAAGGCGATGCTGCATGGCTGTCAGCTTGGGGAAAATACGCTCACCGGGATGGGCGCCACCGTGCTCAACGGCGCCAGGATCGGCAAGAACTGCCTGATCGGGGCAGGGGCGCTGGTCACGGAAGGCAAGGAAATTCCCGATGGCAGCCTTGTCATGGGCGCCCCGGGCAAGGTGGTGCGTCAGATAGACGAGGCAGGTATTGCCGACATGACCCGCGCCGCGCGGCATTATCAGGCCAATGCAAAACGGTTTCGCGCAGGTTTAAAGCCAGTTTGA
- the gmk gene encoding guanylate kinase, producing the protein MTARRGLLIILSSPSGAGKSTLSRRLRDWDETISFSVSATTRAPRDGEVEGQDYHFLTETQFKTDVAQANMLEHAHVFGHFYGSPKAPVEAAIEAGRDVLFDIDWQGAQQIQNSALGPHTLSIFILPPSIKELHRRLEARGQDAPDVIARRMQKSWDEISHWAEYDYVLVNDDLDDTETRLRSIVSAARLKRVQQPDLNAHVMRLQAEFEDRS; encoded by the coding sequence ATGACAGCGCGGCGTGGGCTTTTGATCATTTTGTCCTCGCCCTCAGGTGCGGGCAAATCGACCTTGTCAAGGCGGCTTCGGGACTGGGATGAGACGATTTCCTTTTCGGTGTCGGCCACGACACGGGCACCGCGCGACGGCGAAGTGGAGGGGCAGGATTATCATTTCCTCACCGAGACTCAATTCAAGACGGATGTGGCACAGGCAAATATGTTGGAACATGCGCATGTGTTCGGGCATTTTTACGGCTCTCCCAAAGCCCCGGTTGAGGCGGCGATAGAGGCCGGGCGGGATGTGCTCTTTGACATCGACTGGCAAGGGGCGCAGCAGATCCAGAACTCGGCTCTTGGTCCACATACACTCTCGATCTTTATTTTACCGCCTTCCATCAAAGAGTTGCACCGCCGTCTTGAAGCAAGGGGGCAGGACGCGCCGGACGTGATTGCAAGGCGGATGCAGAAAAGTTGGGACGAGATCAGCCATTGGGCGGAATATGATTACGTACTGGTCAACGATGATCTGGATGACACCGAGACACGTCTGCGCTCAATTGTCAGCGCGGCGCGTCTAAAACGCGTGCAGCAACCCGATCTCAACGCCCATGTAATGCGCCTGCAGGCCGAGTTTGAGGATCGCTCATGA
- a CDS encoding YicC/YloC family endoribonuclease, producing MLNSMTGFASGKGTDGHYSWTWELRAVNGKGLDLRLRVPDWIEGLEAALRAKLGKALDRGNVSVGLRVTQEDGASAATLDIPFLDQVLNAMSEIETRAMDKGLSLAPANAADVLALRGVFDTSSDETQDTSALSKALLADFEMVLAAFKDMRSNEGAALEVVLNERVEQIEGLVGQAAHAAEQRKPEIQEHFRSALVRVMDNADGIDETRVAQELATLAVKADVTEEIDRLRAHVKAARDLISGGSPVGRKLDFLSQEFNREANTLCSKAQNAALTSIGLELKTVIDQMREQVQNVE from the coding sequence GTGTTAAATTCGATGACCGGTTTTGCCTCCGGCAAGGGCACGGACGGACACTATAGCTGGACCTGGGAGCTGCGCGCCGTCAACGGCAAGGGGCTTGATCTACGGTTACGCGTGCCCGATTGGATCGAAGGTCTGGAAGCAGCATTGCGCGCGAAATTGGGCAAGGCACTGGACCGTGGAAACGTCTCTGTGGGGCTGCGCGTGACACAAGAAGACGGCGCCAGTGCTGCCACGCTCGACATTCCATTTCTGGATCAGGTGCTGAATGCGATGTCCGAAATCGAGACACGTGCAATGGACAAGGGGCTCTCGCTGGCCCCGGCCAACGCGGCGGATGTTCTGGCGCTGCGGGGCGTGTTCGACACAAGTTCTGATGAGACTCAGGATACAAGCGCATTATCCAAAGCCCTGCTGGCAGATTTCGAAATGGTTTTGGCTGCATTCAAAGACATGCGCAGCAACGAGGGAGCTGCGCTGGAAGTGGTTCTGAATGAACGCGTGGAACAGATCGAAGGGCTCGTGGGGCAAGCCGCACATGCCGCAGAGCAACGCAAACCCGAAATCCAAGAGCATTTTCGGTCGGCCCTAGTGCGGGTGATGGACAACGCGGACGGCATAGACGAGACGCGTGTGGCGCAGGAATTGGCGACGCTTGCTGTGAAGGCGGACGTGACCGAAGAAATTGACCGTCTGCGCGCGCATGTGAAAGCCGCGCGCGACCTGATTTCCGGAGGAAGCCCGGTTGGTCGTAAGCTCGATTTTCTGTCGCAGGAGTTTAACCGAGAGGCCAATACGCTCTGTTCCAAGGCGCAAAATGCGGCGCTGACATCGATCGGGTTGGAGTTGAAGACCGTGATCGATCAGATGCGCGAACAGGTGCAGAATGTGGAATAG
- a CDS encoding PAS domain-containing protein — protein sequence MKDDQGRSQQDAVKSKEIVTIQAPVPAYRATELAEFEAYWNSMRRDGDVPMRTEIDPRGIESLLSNAFVAEKIAPGVARMRIAGTHLCDVMGLEVRGMPVSSLIEPQDRDRLADALVELFERPATLRLTLSSKGSAPLTGTLLLLPLRSDLGDISRALGCLVTHGVIGETPRRFAITDCTVTPITSDESAPFIEVADDQNYSPAASGLDTPPLPSERPYLRLVR from the coding sequence ATGAAAGACGACCAGGGACGATCGCAACAAGATGCTGTCAAATCAAAGGAAATTGTAACGATCCAGGCTCCCGTTCCGGCTTATCGCGCCACGGAACTCGCCGAATTTGAAGCTTACTGGAACAGCATGCGCCGTGACGGGGACGTGCCGATGCGTACCGAAATTGACCCCCGTGGAATCGAATCGCTGCTGAGCAATGCCTTTGTGGCTGAAAAGATTGCACCGGGAGTGGCGCGCATGCGCATTGCCGGCACGCATCTATGCGATGTGATGGGTCTGGAAGTGCGCGGCATGCCTGTTTCTTCGCTCATCGAACCGCAGGATCGCGACCGTCTCGCCGACGCGCTGGTCGAGTTGTTTGAACGCCCTGCGACCCTGCGCCTGACGCTGAGTTCCAAAGGATCTGCGCCCCTAACAGGTACGCTGCTGCTTTTGCCGCTGCGCAGCGATCTAGGGGATATTTCACGCGCGCTGGGGTGTCTTGTCACCCATGGTGTTATCGGGGAGACACCACGCCGGTTTGCCATCACCGACTGCACAGTTACGCCAATCACATCAGATGAAAGTGCGCCTTTCATTGAGGTTGCAGATGACCAGAATTACAGCCCCGCCGCAAGTGGTCTGGATACGCCACCTTTGCCAAGCGAACGTCCGTATCTGCGTCTTGTTCGTTGA
- a CDS encoding class II 3-deoxy-7-phosphoheptulonate synthase: MSDWTKSDWRSKPRIQMPDYTDADALRVVESKLSQFPPLVFAGEARRLKKQLGAASRGEAFLLQGGDCAEAFDQFSADAIRDTFKVMLQMAVVLTYGAKVPVIKVGRMAGQFAKPRSAPTETVGDVELPSYRGDIINELAFTPEARIPDPGKMLQAYTQAAGTLNLLRAFSTGGFADINNVHRWTSEFADGQAVKQYKDWAERISDALDFMGAAGVDADEVESLATVDFYTSHEGLLLEYEEALCREDSTTPGAWLAGSGHMLWIGDRTRQPDGAHVEFLRGVLNPIGLKCGPTMEEDDLKRLLATLNPENEEGRLTLIARFGAGKVAEHLPRLIKTVEAEGAKVTWVCDPMHGNTIKSSTGYKTRPFESVLREVQDFFGVHRAEGTIPGGVHFEMTGQDVTECTGGVRAVTEENLSDRYHTACDPRLNASQSLELAFLVAEELQTLRNGQNAQRAG, translated from the coding sequence ATGAGTGATTGGACAAAATCTGACTGGCGGTCGAAACCCCGTATTCAGATGCCGGACTATACCGATGCAGATGCGCTGCGCGTTGTTGAATCGAAGTTGTCACAGTTTCCGCCGCTGGTTTTTGCAGGCGAGGCGCGGCGATTGAAAAAGCAGCTCGGGGCGGCGTCGCGGGGAGAGGCCTTCTTGCTGCAGGGTGGCGATTGCGCCGAGGCGTTTGATCAGTTCTCGGCCGATGCCATTCGCGACACGTTCAAGGTGATGCTGCAGATGGCAGTTGTGCTGACTTACGGTGCCAAAGTGCCGGTGATCAAGGTCGGTCGGATGGCAGGGCAGTTTGCCAAGCCGCGCTCCGCGCCGACCGAGACCGTGGGCGATGTGGAACTTCCCAGCTACCGCGGCGACATCATCAATGAGCTGGCCTTCACACCCGAGGCGCGGATCCCGGATCCGGGCAAAATGCTGCAAGCCTATACGCAGGCGGCGGGGACGCTGAACCTTTTGCGTGCATTTTCAACGGGTGGTTTTGCGGACATTAACAACGTGCATCGCTGGACCTCTGAATTTGCCGATGGCCAAGCGGTCAAACAGTACAAGGACTGGGCCGAACGGATTTCCGATGCTTTGGACTTCATGGGCGCGGCGGGTGTCGACGCCGACGAGGTGGAGTCGCTGGCAACAGTGGATTTCTACACCTCACATGAGGGGCTGCTGCTGGAATATGAAGAGGCGCTCTGCCGCGAGGATTCCACCACACCGGGCGCATGGCTGGCTGGATCGGGGCATATGCTCTGGATTGGCGATCGCACGCGGCAACCGGATGGCGCGCATGTGGAGTTCCTGCGCGGCGTGCTCAATCCCATTGGGCTCAAGTGTGGGCCGACGATGGAGGAGGATGACCTCAAACGCCTTCTGGCCACGCTCAACCCTGAGAATGAAGAGGGACGTCTGACGCTCATCGCGCGGTTTGGCGCGGGCAAAGTGGCTGAGCATTTGCCGCGTCTGATCAAAACGGTTGAGGCCGAAGGCGCCAAGGTCACCTGGGTGTGCGATCCGATGCATGGCAACACGATCAAATCGTCAACGGGATACAAGACCCGGCCCTTTGAGTCCGTACTGCGCGAGGTGCAGGACTTCTTTGGTGTGCACCGTGCCGAGGGCACCATCCCGGGCGGCGTGCATTTCGAGATGACCGGTCAGGACGTGACCGAATGCACCGGCGGGGTGCGGGCTGTGACCGAAGAGAACCTCTCGGATCGCTATCACACGGCGTGTGACCCGCGCCTCAACGCATCACAGTCGCTGGAACTGGCGTTTCTGGTGGCGGAAGAGTTGCAAACCCTGCGTAATGGTCAAAACGCGCAACGCGCGGGTTGA
- a CDS encoding GlxA family transcriptional regulator has protein sequence MQNPSATSRSETDKPRRFVFVLLDNFTLLCFSAALESLRIANRMAGETKYEWLLAGEGGGMVACSAGAEFKLDIDLEELRRDDVMLICGGIDVQAATTKKVLNWVRREARRGLTVGGLCTAAYTVAKAGLLDGKRATIHWENQDSFAEEFDEVELTKSVFVIDGNRLTTAGGTSSIDLMLKIIADDHGEGLANAVADQLIYSSIRTDQDTQRLSVPTRIGVRHPKLSQVIQMMENNIEEPISPSILAKEVAMSTRQLERLFRRYLNRSPKRYYMELRLQKARNLLMQTDMTVINVALACGFASPSHFSKCYRSHYNTTPYRERGSQATRLSV, from the coding sequence ATGCAAAATCCAAGCGCCACAAGCCGCTCTGAGACGGACAAGCCTCGCCGCTTTGTCTTTGTTTTGCTTGATAATTTCACGCTGCTGTGCTTCTCGGCTGCGCTCGAAAGTCTGCGGATCGCCAACCGTATGGCGGGTGAGACCAAATATGAGTGGCTTTTGGCCGGCGAAGGCGGCGGTATGGTTGCCTGTTCTGCGGGGGCTGAGTTTAAGCTAGATATCGACCTGGAAGAGCTGCGTCGCGATGATGTGATGCTCATTTGCGGTGGGATTGATGTGCAGGCCGCGACCACCAAAAAAGTGCTCAACTGGGTGCGGCGCGAGGCCCGGCGAGGATTGACCGTTGGGGGGCTTTGTACAGCTGCTTACACAGTGGCCAAGGCTGGTTTGCTGGATGGCAAGCGCGCGACGATCCACTGGGAGAACCAGGATAGTTTTGCTGAAGAGTTTGATGAGGTGGAGCTGACCAAATCGGTTTTTGTGATCGACGGCAACCGGTTGACCACGGCGGGCGGCACATCTTCTATCGACCTGATGCTCAAGATTATTGCCGATGATCATGGCGAAGGTCTTGCCAACGCGGTGGCGGATCAGCTGATCTATTCCTCAATCCGCACGGATCAGGACACGCAACGCCTGTCCGTTCCCACCCGCATCGGCGTGCGTCATCCCAAGCTGAGCCAGGTGATCCAGATGATGGAGAACAATATCGAAGAACCGATCAGCCCCTCAATCCTGGCCAAGGAAGTGGCCATGTCCACGCGGCAGCTTGAGCGGCTCTTTCGGCGCTACCTCAACCGTTCACCCAAGCGCTATTACATGGAACTGCGCCTGCAAAAAGCGCGCAACCTGCTGATGCAGACAGATATGACCGTGATCAACGTGGCACTCGCCTGCGGCTTTGCCTCACCTTCGCATTTCTCCAAATGCTACAGGTCGCATTACAACACCACGCCTTATAGAGAGCGCGGAAGCCAGGCGACGCGGCTGTCGGTGTGA
- a CDS encoding GNAT family N-acetyltransferase — MIRTERLLLRNARPSDLRPLHEIFSDPAAMRYWDRPAYKDISLTQKFLEWFMTPDPENREEYILDLDGTCIGKAGMWAKPEVGFIVHPNYWRLGFAFEAMQALTPRIWDRFPDLDILTAECDPRNTSSTALLHKLGFRLTRTEKQNFDYGGIEMCDTAYFELKRET, encoded by the coding sequence GTGATCCGCACTGAGCGGTTACTGCTTCGGAACGCTCGTCCGTCCGACTTACGTCCTCTTCACGAGATTTTTTCGGACCCCGCGGCCATGCGGTATTGGGACAGACCGGCCTACAAGGACATTTCTCTCACACAGAAGTTTCTTGAGTGGTTCATGACGCCGGATCCCGAGAACCGGGAAGAGTATATTCTGGACCTCGATGGGACATGTATTGGTAAGGCTGGCATGTGGGCCAAGCCCGAAGTCGGTTTTATCGTTCATCCGAACTACTGGCGGCTAGGATTTGCTTTCGAGGCTATGCAGGCCCTTACACCGAGGATTTGGGATAGATTTCCGGATCTGGACATACTTACAGCGGAATGTGATCCGAGAAACACGTCGTCGACAGCGCTTTTGCACAAATTGGGCTTTCGGTTAACCAGAACCGAAAAGCAAAACTTCGACTACGGCGGCATCGAAATGTGCGACACGGCATATTTCGAATTGAAACGGGAAACTTGA